The Streptomyces sp. V4I8 genome includes the window GCGCAGGGAGGTCTTCACGACGGTCATGACGTACGCCCCCGGGCGTCGAAGTCCTTCATGCGGTCCAGGACGGCGTCGGCGGTCGGCTTGTACATCTCGTCGACGATGCGCCCGTCGGCGAGGTACAGCACCCGGTCCGCGTACGAGGCGGCTACGGGGTCGTGCGTGACCATCACGATGGTCTGCCCGAGCTCGTCGACGGAGCGGCGCAGGAATCCCAGTACCTCGGCGCCCGCGCGCGAGTCGAGGTTTCCGGTCGGCTCGTCACCGAAGATGATCTCGGGCCGGGCGGCCAGGGCGCGGGCCACGGCGACGCGTTGCTGCTGGCCGCCGGAGAGCTGGGTGGGCCGGTGCTTGAGCCGGTCGGAAAGGCCGACCGTGTCGACCACACGCGCGAGCCACTGCTTGTCAGGCTTGCGCCCCGCGATGTCCATGGGCAGCGTGATGTTCTCCAGGGCGTTGAGCGTC containing:
- a CDS encoding ABC transporter ATP-binding protein, with amino-acid sequence MTSAVTIPRHGGTGGRTAVAARARQVVKAYGSGETRVVALDHVDVDIARGQFTAIMGPSGSGKSTLMHCLAGLDTVSSGQIYLDDTEITGLKDKKLTQLRRDRIGFIFQAFNLLPTLNALENITLPMDIAGRKPDKQWLARVVDTVGLSDRLKHRPTQLSGGQQQRVAVARALAARPEIIFGDEPTGNLDSRAGAEVLGFLRRSVDELGQTIVMVTHDPVAASYADRVLYLADGRIVDEMYKPTADAVLDRMKDFDARGRTS